A part of bacterium genomic DNA contains:
- a CDS encoding type II toxin-antitoxin system HicB family antitoxin: MKYEKFLVVIEKGPKNFCAYSPDLPGVFTTGKTREETERNMLEALQLHVDGMKADGDKIPRPESSALTMMVEVPTKTEAKKRLEKDKVKPNSWPKLSSRALTSR, translated from the coding sequence ATGAAATATGAAAAATTCTTGGTCGTGATTGAGAAGGGGCCGAAGAACTTTTGTGCCTACAGCCCTGACCTCCCGGGCGTTTTTACGACTGGAAAAACACGTGAAGAAACTGAGCGCAATATGCTTGAAGCTTTGCAGCTACATGTTGATGGCATGAAAGCGGATGGAGATAAAATTCCAAGACCGGAATCAAGCGCATTGACAATGATGGTAGAAGTGCCTACCAAAACCGAAGCCAAAAAGCGCTTGGAGAAAGATAAAGTTAAGCCAAACTCCTGGCCTAAACTTTCTTCCCGCGCACTAACCTCCCGCTAA
- a CDS encoding response regulator, translating into MAYKVMIVDDEDLILSSLETFLTMRGYEVHTSNNPVEALERIEFEKFHVVLMDINMPQMTGLELLKRVKTARPTVQVIMMTAYTTIQKCIECVERGASDYLLKPFEDMEQLANLLEETCRRVSRWESIAKESLRHPRDVTAHQL; encoded by the coding sequence ATGGCGTACAAGGTAATGATAGTGGACGACGAAGATCTGATCTTGTCGTCGCTGGAGACATTTTTGACAATGCGCGGATACGAAGTGCACACGTCCAACAATCCCGTCGAGGCACTCGAGCGAATTGAGTTCGAGAAGTTTCACGTCGTGCTGATGGACATCAACATGCCGCAGATGACGGGGCTTGAACTTTTGAAGCGCGTGAAGACGGCTCGACCGACGGTTCAGGTGATCATGATGACGGCATACACGACGATTCAGAAGTGTATCGAGTGTGTCGAACGCGGCGCCAGTGACTATCTGCTTAAGCCGTTTGAGGACATGGAGCAGCTAGCCAATCTGCTCGAAGAGACATGCCGACGCGTGTCTCGCTGGGAGTCCATTGCCAAGGAAAGCTTGCGCCATCCGCGCGACGTGACGGCGCACCAGTTATAG
- a CDS encoding class I SAM-dependent methyltransferase: MPDLKTLNSQSWDDRLEARAHTYQLRGRFAFAHHHVVKHRPKRWLDIGTGNGFLPQITRPKLPDVHITGTDFAENALAHAQGLDEKVHNDIDKDGLPFPNASFDFVTCLEVLEHLVFPEHALNEISRVLKPKGKVALTVPNIQHVEYLGQLVRGKLPGPAADTRHMSIFTHKFVAKLFDNAGMEVIHPGGVDASPEWLAKISPKYLCKTIAVVGEKR, translated from the coding sequence GTGCCCGATCTCAAAACACTAAATTCGCAATCGTGGGACGACCGTCTCGAAGCGCGCGCGCATACCTATCAGTTGCGCGGGCGCTTTGCGTTTGCTCATCATCATGTTGTGAAGCATCGGCCGAAGAGATGGCTTGATATCGGCACGGGCAACGGGTTTTTGCCGCAGATCACACGGCCAAAACTGCCCGATGTGCACATCACAGGAACGGATTTCGCTGAAAACGCACTGGCACATGCGCAGGGGCTGGACGAGAAGGTTCATAACGACATTGACAAGGACGGACTGCCGTTTCCCAATGCGAGTTTTGATTTCGTAACCTGCCTTGAAGTGCTGGAGCATCTGGTGTTCCCTGAACACGCGCTGAATGAGATCTCGCGCGTGCTCAAGCCGAAGGGTAAGGTCGCGCTCACGGTGCCGAACATTCAGCATGTCGAATATCTCGGTCAGCTTGTGAGAGGAAAGCTGCCCGGTCCTGCTGCCGACACGCGGCACATGAGCATCTTCACACACAAGTTTGTCGCCAAGCTTTTCGACAATGCGGGCATGGAGGTCATTCACCCCGGCGGTGTGGACGCGTCGCCCGAGTGGCTCGCGAAAATTTCTCCAAAATATCTGTGCAAGACCATTGCTGTAGTGGGGGAAAAGAGGTGA
- a CDS encoding dTDP-4-dehydrorhamnose 3,5-epimerase family protein, with protein MIQGVVTKKLRLMPDERGRLLEILRKDDPDYLPIAQVYMTTNYPGVVKAWHFHKKQSDQMTCVKGMVKVVLYDAREDSSTKGEVNEFFVGEYNPMLIVIPPGVYHGWKCISESESVVVNCPDQLYNYDNPDEHRAAYNDPKIPYSWDIVYK; from the coding sequence ATGATTCAAGGCGTTGTAACAAAGAAATTGCGGTTGATGCCCGATGAGCGGGGCCGCTTGCTGGAAATTTTGCGCAAGGACGATCCGGATTATTTGCCGATTGCGCAGGTGTATATGACCACCAACTATCCGGGCGTGGTTAAGGCTTGGCACTTTCACAAGAAGCAGTCCGATCAAATGACGTGCGTGAAGGGCATGGTCAAGGTTGTGCTTTATGATGCGCGTGAAGATTCGTCAACCAAAGGCGAAGTGAATGAATTTTTCGTGGGCGAATATAATCCGATGCTGATTGTGATTCCGCCGGGCGTTTATCACGGCTGGAAGTGCATCAGTGAAAGTGAAAGCGTCGTCGTGAATTGTCCGGATCAACTCTACAACTACGACAATCCCGACGAGCATCGCGCCGCGTACAACGATCCGAAAATTCCGTATAGCTGGGATATCGTCTACAAATAG
- a CDS encoding DUF2975 domain-containing protein yields the protein MARISTIFLQIVVVCIGLGALAFLLWEPHLEGVNTNATVFEIYTDPFILLVYAGSIPFFFALYQVFKLLGSIGQNKIYSQDSVRALKTIKYCALAIIGFVIVEEVIIMLNHGNDDAAGAMMVGILITFGSIVVAAAAGMFERLLQNAIAIKSAPPSSL from the coding sequence ATGGCGAGAATCTCAACTATCTTTCTTCAAATCGTCGTCGTGTGTATTGGCCTTGGCGCTTTGGCGTTTCTGCTTTGGGAGCCTCACCTCGAGGGCGTGAACACGAACGCCACGGTGTTTGAAATCTACACCGATCCCTTCATCTTGCTTGTTTATGCGGGGTCGATACCTTTCTTCTTTGCGCTCTATCAGGTCTTCAAGCTGCTCGGAAGTATCGGACAAAACAAAATCTACTCACAAGATTCGGTCAGAGCTCTAAAGACCATCAAGTATTGCGCGCTCGCCATCATCGGCTTTGTCATCGTAGAGGAAGTCATCATTATGTTAAACCATGGCAATGATGATGCTGCGGGCGCGATGATGGTGGGCATCCTCATCACTTTCGGTTCGATCGTAGTGGCCGCCGCCGCAGGCATGTTTGAAAGACTGCTGCAAAATGCCATCGCTATAAAATCTGCTCCCCCGAGTAGTTTGTAG
- a CDS encoding CPBP family intramembrane metalloprotease has translation MAIPNLFLRILRNPISRILLGSIAISAPIAGIQVLLRGYGEPTGLSEFDWFKLLSNGSAILGEFIGYIIYVRLVEWRWPTEISPRGFLLEFGKGLGLGALLFTSTMLLLWLYGYFEIDAFNSLAVTTTALGVSLSGFFEELLVRGVIYRIMEESLGTWIALVLSAVLFGLMHMANPNATLGAGIALALEAGLLLAAAYTLTHRLWFATGLHFAWNYTQGGIFGLPISGNDMTGMIQGKVTGPDWISGGAFGVEASVIAVAVCLAATAVIMRKVVKRGLITEPFWKRKTFVGADGNPPAV, from the coding sequence ATGGCCATTCCAAATCTATTTCTCCGGATTCTGCGGAATCCCATCAGCCGAATCCTGCTCGGCTCAATCGCGATCTCTGCCCCCATTGCCGGGATTCAGGTTCTTCTCCGAGGCTATGGAGAACCCACCGGTCTTTCCGAATTCGACTGGTTCAAGCTCCTGTCCAATGGCTCAGCCATCCTTGGCGAATTCATAGGCTACATTATATATGTGCGGCTGGTGGAGTGGCGGTGGCCTACTGAGATTTCGCCGCGCGGCTTTCTGCTCGAGTTCGGCAAGGGTCTGGGTCTGGGAGCTCTGCTCTTTACTTCGACCATGCTGCTCCTCTGGCTGTATGGCTACTTTGAAATTGATGCGTTTAACTCACTCGCGGTAACCACCACGGCTCTTGGAGTCTCGCTGTCCGGGTTCTTTGAAGAATTGCTCGTGCGCGGCGTGATTTACAGAATCATGGAAGAGTCGCTCGGCACATGGATCGCGTTAGTGTTGTCTGCAGTTTTGTTCGGGCTGATGCATATGGCGAATCCGAATGCGACTCTTGGCGCAGGCATCGCGCTCGCGCTTGAAGCGGGTCTGCTGCTCGCCGCCGCCTACACGCTTACGCACAGATTGTGGTTCGCCACGGGTTTGCATTTCGCGTGGAATTATACGCAGGGTGGCATCTTCGGTCTTCCTATTTCCGGCAACGACATGACCGGCATGATTCAAGGCAAAGTCACCGGCCCGGATTGGATAAGCGGCGGCGCCTTTGGAGTTGAAGCATCCGTCATCGCCGTCGCCGTGTGTTTGGCCGCCACGGCTGTGATTATGAGGAAGGTTGTGAAGCGGGGGTTGATTACGGAACCGTTTTGGAAACGCAAAACCTTTGTAGGGGCGGATGGCAATCCGCCCGCTGTGTAG
- a CDS encoding DUF2520 domain-containing protein, translating to MAKSQFYLIGPGAVGKVLARRLQKSGWTCVGVCGRGSAAGRRVAKELDAPYVTSLKEVRLSQGILLLSVGTGQISSVARELAAIPLNWPRISVLHNSGTLDTKPLAPLEMLGAAVGACHPFMTFPRFGSTVRSGSKEDDYDPAFPLVFGIDGNVKGLAACRKVTKACNGVAVEVRGKDRIAYHAAAVLACTLLGANIAMALDILRKIGISEKQAKTAVMAIAQETLANFSEYGIDRSWTGPAVRGDTRTIKAHAAAIRKLNPGTAKVYKLLSDWVMKQKG from the coding sequence ATGGCAAAATCTCAGTTTTACCTTATTGGGCCGGGCGCGGTCGGCAAAGTGCTCGCCCGGAGGCTGCAGAAATCCGGCTGGACCTGTGTTGGAGTTTGCGGGCGGGGGTCCGCAGCCGGGCGCAGAGTAGCAAAAGAGCTGGATGCGCCTTACGTTACCTCGCTGAAGGAAGTCCGGTTGTCTCAGGGCATACTTCTGCTCTCCGTTGGTACGGGTCAGATAAGTTCAGTAGCCCGGGAGCTTGCAGCTATTCCCTTGAACTGGCCAAGAATCTCGGTTCTCCATAACAGCGGTACCCTCGATACTAAGCCCTTGGCACCACTCGAGATGCTCGGAGCCGCAGTCGGAGCCTGCCACCCGTTCATGACTTTCCCCCGTTTTGGCAGCACCGTTCGGTCTGGCTCCAAGGAAGACGATTACGACCCAGCTTTTCCGTTAGTATTTGGAATTGATGGAAATGTAAAGGGACTTGCTGCTTGTCGGAAGGTAACCAAGGCCTGCAATGGAGTGGCCGTTGAAGTTCGGGGCAAAGACCGGATTGCCTACCATGCTGCTGCCGTTTTGGCTTGCACGCTGCTCGGTGCTAATATCGCCATGGCCTTGGACATTCTTCGGAAAATCGGAATTTCGGAAAAACAGGCCAAGACAGCCGTCATGGCCATCGCCCAAGAAACCCTCGCGAACTTTTCGGAGTATGGAATAGACCGGTCCTGGACCGGCCCAGCAGTCCGGGGAGACACCCGGACCATCAAGGCTCATGCAGCGGCAATCCGCAAACTCAATCCTGGGACAGCCAAAGTGTACAAACTTCTGTCCGATTGGGTTATGAAACAAAAGGGGTAA
- a CDS encoding NTP transferase domain-containing protein — protein sequence MKGVILAGGLGTRMLPLTKITNKHLLPVYDRPMIYFPIQTLVDAGITEIVVVTGGHYAGDFLNLLGNGKAFGLKRINYAYQEGEGGIADALRLAREFTGDDSICVILGDNILENSIKAHVDQFKGQGKGAKILLKEVHDPQRFGVAEVDKSGNVLSIVEKPKEPKSNLAVIGVYMYDSHVYEIISTLKPSARGELEITDVNNAYLAQGTLTSSTIDGWWTDAGTFPSLYRASRLVAEQVKPELKEFWF from the coding sequence ATGAAAGGCGTTATTCTCGCAGGCGGTCTCGGTACGCGTATGCTGCCGTTGACCAAGATTACCAATAAACATCTCTTGCCCGTCTATGACCGGCCGATGATCTATTTCCCGATTCAGACGCTCGTGGACGCGGGTATCACTGAAATCGTCGTCGTCACCGGCGGACATTACGCGGGTGACTTTTTGAATCTGCTCGGCAACGGCAAAGCGTTCGGGCTGAAGCGGATTAACTACGCCTATCAGGAAGGCGAAGGCGGTATCGCCGACGCACTCCGGCTCGCGCGCGAATTTACGGGCGACGATTCGATTTGTGTGATTCTTGGGGATAACATTCTTGAGAACTCCATCAAGGCGCACGTGGATCAATTCAAGGGGCAAGGCAAGGGCGCGAAGATTCTCCTGAAGGAAGTTCACGATCCGCAGAGATTCGGTGTGGCCGAAGTGGATAAGAGCGGCAACGTGCTGTCGATTGTCGAAAAACCGAAAGAGCCGAAGTCCAATCTCGCGGTTATCGGTGTTTACATGTACGATTCGCACGTTTACGAAATTATCTCGACTCTGAAGCCTTCGGCGCGCGGTGAACTCGAAATTACCGACGTGAACAACGCGTACCTTGCACAGGGCACGCTCACCTCTTCGACCATCGATGGCTGGTGGACGGATGCGGGGACGTTTCCGTCGCTGTATCGTGCATCACGACTTGTGGCTGAACAGGTTAAGCCGGAGTTGAAGGAGTTTTGGTTTTAG
- the mscL gene encoding large conductance mechanosensitive channel protein MscL: protein MVKEFKEFIMRGNVLDMAVGIIMGAAFGPIVGKLVDGILMPPLGLVLGNVDFSNIFLVLKDGTPAGPYNSFEAAKGAGAVVMAWGIWFNTIITFLITAFAIFLVVKAANAARRKQEAAPAAPPAPPKSEVLLEEIRDLLKKK, encoded by the coding sequence ATGGTTAAGGAATTCAAAGAGTTCATCATGCGCGGGAATGTGCTCGACATGGCTGTCGGTATTATCATGGGCGCGGCCTTTGGACCCATTGTCGGTAAGCTCGTCGATGGGATTCTAATGCCGCCGCTTGGTCTTGTTCTTGGAAATGTTGACTTCTCCAATATCTTTCTTGTTCTGAAAGATGGTACTCCCGCCGGTCCGTACAATTCCTTTGAAGCCGCAAAAGGCGCCGGCGCTGTTGTGATGGCATGGGGCATCTGGTTCAACACCATCATTACATTCTTGATTACGGCCTTTGCGATTTTCCTTGTCGTCAAAGCGGCAAATGCCGCGCGCCGCAAACAGGAGGCCGCTCCCGCTGCACCACCGGCTCCTCCGAAATCCGAAGTCCTGCTTGAAGAGATCCGTGACCTGTTGAAAAAGAAATAA
- the rfbD gene encoding dTDP-4-dehydrorhamnose reductase — protein MRRILITGHLGMLGSELALACEDQGDEVTGFDLPDVDITNRDRVLHLAGEADPEFIFHCAAFTKVDQCETEVETAMRVNAIGTQNVALAAESLGVPMLYISTDYIFDGTKDAPYDEWDAANPQSVYGKSKYAGECYVRQLTNWHYIVRVSWLIGKAGPNFIETILKLARERDELKVVNDQHGSPTFVADLVPELLRISESGAFGTYHVTNKGYTTWYDFAKKALELKGISTPVMPCATKDFPRPAPRPRNSRLSPKLYELALGNEMPTWEEGLKDYLR, from the coding sequence ATGCGACGAATTCTTATTACAGGACATCTCGGCATGCTCGGCAGCGAGCTTGCGCTGGCATGCGAAGATCAGGGCGATGAAGTCACCGGCTTTGATTTGCCTGATGTAGACATCACGAATCGCGACCGCGTTTTGCATCTTGCGGGCGAAGCCGACCCTGAGTTCATATTTCATTGCGCGGCATTTACAAAAGTCGATCAATGCGAGACCGAAGTTGAAACGGCGATGCGCGTCAACGCCATCGGTACACAAAACGTCGCCCTCGCAGCGGAGTCGCTTGGCGTGCCGATGCTTTACATTTCAACAGACTATATTTTTGACGGCACGAAGGACGCGCCGTACGATGAATGGGACGCGGCCAATCCGCAAAGCGTGTACGGGAAATCGAAGTATGCGGGCGAGTGTTACGTGCGGCAATTGACGAATTGGCATTACATTGTGCGCGTGTCGTGGCTGATCGGCAAAGCAGGACCGAATTTCATTGAGACGATTTTGAAACTCGCGCGCGAACGCGATGAGCTTAAAGTGGTTAATGATCAACACGGCTCGCCGACGTTTGTGGCCGACCTTGTGCCGGAGCTCTTGCGCATCAGCGAAAGTGGAGCGTTCGGAACCTATCACGTCACCAATAAAGGTTACACGACGTGGTACGATTTTGCCAAGAAGGCGCTCGAGCTGAAAGGAATTTCCACGCCGGTGATGCCGTGCGCCACGAAAGACTTTCCGCGCCCTGCGCCTCGGCCAAGGAACTCGCGGCTCTCTCCCAAGCTTTATGAACTCGCGCTGGGTAACGAAATGCCGACGTGGGAAGAGGGATTAAAGGATTATTTGAGATAA
- the rfbB gene encoding dTDP-glucose 4,6-dehydratase, with product MNHLLVTGGAGFIGSNFVRYMLKKYPHLKMTNLDALTYAGNLDNLKDVAGDSRYRFVQGDICDEKKVAEAMDGCDAVINFAAETHVDRSIHAGDLFVMTNVKGVYVLCEEARRRKVQRFLHISTDEVYGSRLEGYFKETDPLSPSSPYSAAKAGGELLARSYFVTYGLPVLITRSSNNFGPFQYPEKLVPLFTTNLIENKPVPVYGDGKQVRDWLFVEDQCDGLDLVLQKGEVGEIYNCGSHNEEFNIDVTHAILKLLGKGTDLITYVQDRPGHDRRYAVDTEKIQKLGWVKKHNFKQGLEKTVKWYVENEQWWRDIKLKQSDYKAWMEKHYTPLAKA from the coding sequence ATGAACCACCTCCTTGTCACCGGAGGGGCCGGGTTTATCGGCTCCAATTTTGTGCGGTATATGCTCAAAAAGTATCCGCACCTTAAAATGACAAATCTTGACGCCCTTACCTACGCGGGGAATCTCGATAACCTGAAGGATGTCGCGGGCGATTCGCGCTACCGCTTCGTGCAGGGCGATATTTGCGATGAGAAGAAGGTCGCTGAAGCGATGGACGGCTGCGACGCCGTCATCAACTTTGCCGCCGAGACGCATGTAGACCGCTCGATTCATGCGGGCGATCTGTTCGTGATGACCAACGTCAAAGGCGTCTATGTGCTGTGCGAAGAGGCACGCCGCCGCAAGGTGCAGCGCTTCCTGCATATCTCGACGGATGAAGTCTATGGCTCGCGCCTCGAAGGCTATTTCAAAGAGACCGATCCGCTGTCGCCGTCATCGCCCTATTCCGCGGCAAAGGCCGGCGGTGAACTATTGGCGCGCTCATACTTCGTGACCTATGGTCTGCCTGTGCTGATTACGCGCTCGTCGAATAACTTTGGTCCCTTTCAGTATCCCGAGAAATTGGTGCCGCTGTTCACGACCAATCTGATTGAGAACAAGCCCGTTCCCGTTTATGGCGACGGCAAGCAGGTGCGCGATTGGCTGTTTGTCGAAGATCAATGTGACGGACTCGATCTCGTTTTGCAAAAGGGCGAAGTCGGCGAAATCTATAATTGCGGCTCGCACAACGAAGAGTTCAACATTGACGTCACACACGCGATTCTGAAACTTCTGGGCAAGGGCACGGACCTGATTACCTACGTGCAGGATCGCCCCGGCCACGACCGCCGTTACGCCGTGGACACGGAAAAAATTCAAAAGCTTGGCTGGGTGAAGAAGCACAACTTCAAGCAAGGTCTCGAAAAAACTGTCAAGTGGTACGTCGAAAATGAACAGTGGTGGCGCGACATTAAATTGAAGCAATCGGACTATAAGGCTTGGATGGAAAAGCACTACACGCCACTGGCAAAAGCATAG
- a CDS encoding HNH endonuclease, which yields MCMIEGSSLQRGMNYRLGGRQSIFLMSVRSNAPYNDLIDENGRVLIYEGHDVARNATSKHPKEVDQPETLVSGTLTENGKFYLAAQSFKAGKSPPEPIRVYQKLHPGVWAFNGTYLLVDSWRESDDIRRVFKFRLELVDEELRALTDQELSHSRLIPASVKAEVFKRDRGQCVICGKTDNLHFDHNLPFSKGGTSLLAENVQLLCARHNLEKSNKIE from the coding sequence ATGTGCATGATTGAAGGGTCATCTCTGCAGCGTGGCATGAATTACAGATTGGGCGGACGACAGAGTATTTTCTTGATGAGTGTTCGCAGTAACGCACCTTATAATGATTTGATCGATGAGAATGGAAGGGTCTTAATTTACGAAGGACACGATGTTGCTCGAAATGCAACATCAAAGCATCCCAAAGAAGTTGACCAACCTGAAACCCTTGTTAGCGGCACCTTGACTGAGAATGGAAAGTTTTATCTTGCAGCACAATCATTCAAGGCAGGCAAGTCACCGCCTGAGCCAATTCGCGTCTATCAAAAGTTGCACCCAGGCGTTTGGGCATTCAATGGAACCTACTTACTTGTGGATTCATGGCGTGAAAGTGATGACATTCGGAGAGTCTTTAAGTTCCGATTGGAACTTGTTGATGAGGAATTGCGCGCGCTTACTGATCAGGAGCTATCGCACTCTCGATTGATACCAGCATCAGTTAAGGCGGAAGTATTCAAGAGAGATCGTGGACAATGCGTAATTTGTGGCAAAACGGACAACTTGCATTTTGATCACAATTTGCCTTTTTCCAAAGGTGGCACATCCTTGTTAGCCGAAAATGTCCAGCTTCTCTGCGCACGCCATAATCTTGAAAAGAGCAATAAGATAGAATAG
- a CDS encoding T9SS type A sorting domain-containing protein, translated as MGICLLIICLFESLFARIVHIPAEFDSIQEGLDSLSENDTLMVALGTYEEALIAPAISFTMLGEVDSMLGERVQPVIDIANLELPDSTPLLVLQRSSSAIIRDFYFRNGGRDCIRSWADGTVISNCIIDSAYYGFNQKQDSIGAIVRLEACDFRSVLFTGVIVRYGNTLLARLCKFSSFESGMRSLVNVSSSILDSCEFSCDGGMRLLSASRGPHTVKNCTFGPAIMSPFESAVSIGDTMPIFINNTILDCVYGNHAVRIGAVLPDSARIAGNTFIRCTGLNVGQMAAGALGILYTTTPTGRGALIFGNSFVECAGYVTADDIWPYVGYPALIENNRFVHDSLNGLPSIGGSGGPWQGMPHTMRNNVFVDCGYALDGSAQTDARFNYWGDASGPYHETDNPLGLGDTITGPVQFIPWLTDTITSVDNEVELPQSIELVVFPNPFNASTTLSFELKHGAHSVITIFDVLGREVWRSAEEFRTIGAHSVQFDASGFASGIYFAKLVTQFESVAAKIVLLK; from the coding sequence GTGGGAATTTGCCTACTCATCATATGTCTTTTCGAATCGCTGTTTGCCCGAATCGTCCATATTCCGGCCGAATTCGATAGCATTCAAGAAGGACTCGACTCTCTTTCTGAAAATGACACGCTCATGGTCGCGTTGGGGACATATGAAGAGGCGCTGATTGCTCCTGCAATTTCTTTTACGATGCTTGGAGAAGTTGATTCAATGTTAGGCGAGAGAGTCCAGCCTGTCATTGACATAGCGAATCTAGAGCTTCCAGATTCAACTCCGTTGCTTGTTCTACAACGCTCATCGTCAGCAATAATCAGAGATTTTTATTTCCGGAACGGAGGTCGTGACTGTATTCGAAGTTGGGCAGATGGAACAGTGATTAGCAACTGTATTATTGATTCTGCATATTACGGCTTTAATCAGAAACAGGACAGCATTGGCGCCATTGTTAGACTTGAAGCATGTGACTTCAGATCGGTTTTGTTTACAGGCGTCATCGTTAGATATGGCAACACACTTTTGGCAAGGCTTTGCAAATTTTCAAGCTTTGAGAGCGGAATGCGAAGCCTTGTAAACGTCAGTTCATCCATACTCGATTCATGCGAGTTTTCCTGTGACGGCGGGATGCGATTGCTCTCGGCTAGCCGTGGACCTCACACTGTAAAGAATTGCACGTTCGGCCCGGCTATCATGTCACCTTTTGAAAGCGCGGTATCAATAGGTGACACAATGCCAATATTCATTAACAATACAATCCTTGATTGTGTATATGGAAACCACGCCGTCAGGATCGGCGCGGTGCTGCCTGATTCGGCGAGAATAGCAGGCAATACCTTCATTCGCTGTACGGGACTAAATGTTGGACAAATGGCGGCGGGCGCGTTGGGGATACTTTACACGACTACACCAACTGGGCGAGGCGCGCTCATTTTTGGCAATAGCTTCGTTGAGTGCGCGGGCTATGTGACGGCTGACGACATTTGGCCGTACGTAGGATATCCGGCTTTGATCGAGAACAACCGCTTCGTTCACGACAGCCTGAACGGCCTGCCTTCAATTGGCGGAAGCGGGGGTCCGTGGCAGGGGATGCCGCACACAATGAGGAATAACGTTTTTGTTGATTGCGGTTATGCGCTTGACGGTTCAGCGCAAACTGACGCTCGTTTCAACTATTGGGGCGACGCAAGTGGACCGTATCACGAGACGGACAACCCGCTTGGCTTGGGAGACACGATCACCGGGCCTGTTCAATTTATTCCGTGGTTGACGGATACGATTACTTCCGTGGATAATGAAGTTGAACTCCCACAGAGCATAGAGTTGGTTGTTTTCCCGAATCCATTTAACGCATCCACGACGCTGTCGTTTGAGCTGAAGCACGGGGCACACAGCGTGATTACCATATTTGATGTTTTAGGACGGGAGGTTTGGAGGTCTGCCGAGGAGTTTCGAACGATCGGCGCGCACAGCGTGCAGTTTGACGCAAGCGGCTTCGCGAGCGGTATCTACTTTGCCAAGCTGGTCACACAATTCGAATCCGTTGCCGCGAAGATTGTCCTATTAAAATAG
- a CDS encoding type II toxin-antitoxin system HicA family toxin yields the protein MPPRYTVREVFKMLKKDGWVYMYSRGSHHQFEHPTKPGKVTVPGHENDIVFPSVLNKILKKAGLK from the coding sequence ATGCCACCGCGCTACACAGTCAGAGAAGTTTTCAAGATGCTCAAGAAAGACGGTTGGGTATATATGTATTCGCGTGGTAGTCATCACCAGTTTGAGCACCCGACAAAGCCTGGAAAAGTTACCGTTCCGGGACACGAAAATGACATTGTTTTCCCAAGTGTGTTGAATAAAATCCTGAAAAAAGCGGGGTTGAAATGA
- a CDS encoding SIMPL domain-containing protein, whose amino-acid sequence MADTKDNNGGLFFIAIALVAASFILGHQLVEMRKAGDMISVTGSAKRPIVSDLIVWSGNVSSQEGTQQDAYKSVQAHAQRMQKFFKENGVPDAEVTMKPVSSEQIQEFNQNGYQTGRILGYRVNQNFEIRSPRVDAIEELIKKSDQLISEGVPFSGWGAQYLYTKLADLRIEMLGEAMKDASERAKVMAESSGSKLGELRDARMGVFQVTPRNSTDVSDYGYYDTSSKEKDITAVVKASYSLD is encoded by the coding sequence ATGGCAGACACAAAAGACAACAACGGCGGCCTGTTCTTCATCGCGATTGCGTTGGTGGCCGCGTCATTTATTCTCGGCCATCAACTGGTCGAGATGCGCAAGGCGGGCGACATGATCTCCGTGACGGGATCGGCCAAGCGGCCTATCGTATCGGATTTGATAGTGTGGTCGGGCAACGTGTCGTCACAAGAGGGCACACAGCAAGATGCCTACAAGTCCGTGCAAGCTCATGCGCAGAGAATGCAGAAGTTTTTCAAAGAGAACGGCGTGCCCGATGCGGAAGTCACTATGAAGCCCGTGTCGAGCGAGCAGATTCAGGAATTCAATCAGAACGGCTATCAGACAGGCCGGATACTCGGCTATCGAGTGAATCAGAATTTTGAGATTCGCTCGCCGCGCGTGGACGCGATTGAAGAGCTCATCAAGAAATCGGATCAACTCATCAGCGAAGGCGTGCCGTTCTCGGGATGGGGCGCGCAATATCTTTACACCAAGCTCGCCGATTTGCGGATTGAAATGCTCGGCGAAGCGATGAAGGACGCAAGTGAACGCGCCAAGGTCATGGCCGAATCGTCCGGCTCCAAGCTTGGCGAACTGCGTGACGCGCGCATGGGAGTGTTCCAAGTGACCCCGCGCAACTCGACCGATGTTTCGGATTACGGCTATTACGATACGTCATCGAAAGAAAAAGACATCACGGCCGTTGTGAAGGCAAGCTACTCACTCGACTAA